A region from the Candidatus Bathyarchaeota archaeon genome encodes:
- a CDS encoding preprotein translocase subunit Sec61beta: MSRRKRESSTPMPMSSAGLMRFFQDEAKGVRIRPELVAAWAIILIIMVILAHILFPI; the protein is encoded by the coding sequence TTGAGCCGGAGGAAGAGGGAGAGCTCGACACCCATGCCCATGTCAAGCGCGGGCCTAATGAGGTTCTTCCAGGATGAAGCTAAAGGTGTAAGAATAAGGCCCGAACTAGTGGCTGCATGGGCGATCATACTAATAATAATGGTGATTTTAGCCCACATTCTCTTTCCAATTTAA